A genomic stretch from Campylobacter lari subsp. concheus includes:
- the csrA gene encoding carbon storage regulator CsrA — MLILSRKENESIKIGDDIEIKVVQTGKGYAKIGIEAPKSLMILRKELIEQVKSENLHAISDETIKLDDLSKKLKK, encoded by the coding sequence ATGTTAATTTTATCAAGAAAAGAAAATGAAAGTATAAAAATCGGAGATGATATAGAAATCAAAGTAGTTCAAACAGGTAAAGGCTATGCTAAAATAGGCATCGAAGCTCCAAAGTCTTTAATGATACTACGCAAAGAGCTTATCGAGCAAGTAAAAAGTGAAAATTTACATGCAATTAGCGATGAAACGATAAAACTTGATGATCTGAGTAAAAAGCTTAAAAAATGA